One genomic window of Syngnathoides biaculeatus isolate LvHL_M chromosome 13, ASM1980259v1, whole genome shotgun sequence includes the following:
- the LOC133511198 gene encoding solute carrier family 12 member 9-like codes for MSEKAPLLNYRLTDSTLAGGGLESKDDPANVGPEPAEDRGQRLPDPESDRKLGVLFGVVIPTLLSMFSVVVFLRIGFVVGQAGLYQAIAMFFLAYIIITMTVLSVCAISTNGALDAGGAYYMISRALGPEFGGSIGIMFFFANVCGSALYILGLVEAITSAFGIPEASQSVAVIGASHRVLPSGYWWSLLYGTVLLLICFLVCLVGAHIYAKATFIIFLIVTTVLASIFSSFLAVKPRMITLPDSSILNTSTQTTANYTGLRLHTLESNLWDSYTVDYTTGAMMNFATVFAVMFNGCTGIMAGSNMSGDLRNPSYSIPRGTLAAVFTTFITYNLLSLLVALSCERPILQRDYSFFGPINVWPPLVTVGVYSSAMSAAMSNLIGASRVLYALSKDDLFGGVLALARRTSRRGNPWASVLASWLLVQVVLFAGKLNSIAGIVTIFFLLVYATVNLACLALEWASAPNFRPSFRCFTWHTCTLGILGSLVMIFLINAIYAFASIAFMLLLLMLIHYLGPISNWGYVSQALIFHQVRKYLLMLDVRKDHVKFWRPQVLLMVANPCTCIGLLMFVNDLKKSGLYVLGHVKLGLLDELPSDPLQSCYDSWLSLVDHLNIKAFVNLTLADSVRRGVQNLLFITGFGGMRPNTLVLGFYDNCPPGDHLQGILPPDHRSTVCTNKDPGGPLFPFFSSVRGTDKPKDIKEEEYVSIIADALKMGKNVTLARYFSQFNREEVLGCGRKTRTPQGTAGPFVDVWPLNLLRPDNRGYVDICSLFLLQLGCILHETRAWSQARLRIFLCVETGGSLRDEAEAKLRLMLKELRMSAQVQIVAWDQVVALYRGTRERPVVEDGHEGLPSNAPQLTDEYIHAVKGLIQWHGDPRPAVRFLYLPRPPADTGRYLAYLHQVDLLSQDLGPTLLIHGVTPVVTTDI; via the exons ATGTCTGAGAAGGCTCCCCTTCTCAACTATCGACTCACCGACAGCACCCTCGCCGGTGGCGGTCTGGAGTCGAAGGATGACCCCGCAAACGTGGGACCCGAGCCGGCCGAAGACCGAGGTCAGCGTCTGCCTGACCCGGAAAGTGACCGAAAGCTCGGCGTGCTTTTCGGGGTTGTTATTCCCACGTTGCTGTCTATGTTTAGCGTCGTCGTGTTTCTGCGAATTG GATTTGTTGTTGGTCAAGCAGGGCTATACCAGGCCATTGCCATGTTCTTTCTGGCCTACATCATTATCACAATGACTGTCCTGTCGGTCTGCGCCATCTCTACTAATGGAGCCTTGGATGCGGGAGGTGCCTATT ACATGATCAGTCGAGCGCTGGGTCCAGAGTTCGGTGGCAGTATTGGTATCATGTTTTTCTTTGCCAATGTGTGTGGCAGCGCGCTCTACATTTTGGGTCTGGTTGAAGCAATCACCTCTGCCTTTGGCATCCCAGAAG cttcacagtctgtggcagtTATTGGAGCATCCCATCGAGTGTTGCCTTCAGGATACTGGTGGTCTTTGCTTTATGGCACTGTGCTGCTCTTAATTTGTTTCCTTGTTTGTTTG GTAGGCGCCCACATCTACGCCAAAGCAACTTTTATCATCTTTCTCATCGTTACAACTGTCCTGGCATCAATCTTTAGCAGCTTCTTGGCTGTGAAGCCCAGGATGATCACACTCCCAGATTCTTCCATTTTGAACACTTCGACCCAGACCACCGCCAACTATACTGGCCTCCGACTCCACACCTTGGAGAGCAACCTATGGG ATAGTTACACCGTCGACTATACCACTGGAGCCATGATGAATTTTGCCacagtgtttgcagtcatgttcaaCGGTTGCACAGGAATCATGGCTGGCTCTAACATGTCAG GTGATTTGAGGAACCCAAGTTATTCCATCCCGAGAGGGACCTTGGCAGCTGTATTTACAACTTTCATCACATACAACCTGCTAAGTTTGCTGGTTGCATTGTCTTGCGAACG TCCCATTCTGCAAAGAGACTACAGTTTCTTTGGGCCCATCAATGTTTGGCCTCCTCTGGTCACAGTTGGTGTCTACTCCTCGGCCATGTCCGCTGCCATGAGCAACCTAATCGGAGCCTCCAGAGTCTTGTACGCACTGTCCAAAGATGACCTGTTTG GTGGTGTACTTGCTCTAGCAAGGAGGACATCCCGCCGTGGCAACCCCTGGGCCTCAGTACTTGCTTCTTGGCTGCTTGTACAG GTGGTGCTGTTTGCTGGTAAATTGAACTCCATCGCTGGTATTGtgaccattttcttcttattggTGTATGCCACTGTAAACCTGGCCTGTTTGGCTCTGGAGTGGGCATCTGCACCAAATTTTAG GCCCTCTTTCCGTTGTTTCACATGGCACACCTGCACATTGGGCATTCTTGGCAGCCTGGTCATGATATTCCTAATCAATGCCATCTATGCTTTTGCCAGCATAGCATTTATGCTGCTGCTCCTAATGCTCATCCATTACCTCGGCCCCATCAGTAACTGGGGCTACGTCAGCCAGGCTCTCATCTTCCACCAG GTCCGCAAGTACCTCCTGATGCTGGACGTGCGCAAGGACCATGTCAAATTCTGGAGGCCTCAAGTGCTGCTAATGGTGGCCAACCCTTGTACTTGCATAGGCCTGCTCATGTTCGTTAATGACCTAAAGAAGAGTGGCCTCTATGTATTGGGTCATGTCAAACTGGGATTGCTgg ATGAGTTGCCATCTGATCCTTTGCAGAGCTGTTATGATTCTTGGCTGTCTTTAGTGGACCATTTGAACATCAAAGCCTTTGTCAATCTCACCTTGGCAGACTCTGTTCGACGTGGAGTTCAGAACCTTCTTTTCATCACAGGCTTTG GCGGGATGAGGCCAAACACTCTTGTCCTGGGTTTCTATGACAACTGCCCCCCTGGAGACCACCTCCAAGGCATTTTACCTCCGGACCATAGGTCGACAGTCTGTACAAACAAAGATCCAGGAGGACCACTGTTCCCTTTCTTCTCCAGTGTTCGTGGTACTGATAAACCCAAAGACATCAAGGAAGAGGAGTACGTGTCAATTATTGCCGACGCTTTAAAAATGGGCAAGAATGTGACACTGGCTCGATATTTCAGCCAGTTCAACAGGGAAGAAGTTTTAGGATGCGGGAGAAAGACCAGGACTCCCCAAGGCACGGCAGGCCCATTTGTTGACGTTTGGCCGCTGAATCTACTGCGACCGGACAATCGCGGCTACGTGGACATTTGCTCTCTGTTTCTGCTTCAGCTGGGCTGCATACTTCATGAAACCCGTGCCTGGAGCCAGGCCAGGTTGCGCATTTTCCTGTGCGTGGAGACCGGGGGAAGTCTGCGGGACGAGGCGGAAGCCAAGCTGCGACTGATGCTCAAGGAACTCAGGATGTCTGCGCAAGTGCAGATTGTGGCTTGGGACCAGGTGGTGGCACTATACAGGGGAACACGAGAAAGGCCTGTAGTGGAGGATGGACATGAAGGATTGCCCAGCAATGCACCCCAACTAACAGATGAGTACATTCACGCCGTCAAGGGTCTTATTCAATGGCATGGAGACCCCCGGCCGGCCGTGCGCTTCCTCTATTTGCCGCGCCCACCTGCGGATACAGGCCGCTACCTGGCCTACCTGCACCAGGTGGATCTATTGAGTCAGGATTTAGGTCCGACATTGCTCATCCACGGAGTCACTCCAGTTGTCACCACAGACATCTAG
- the thpo gene encoding thrombopoietin: MALSRLLLLYMLASEVRYAETKPIDFVCSRSSRRAMNIVTEMQTALNECNCSTILPTPVLLPCTELHVASWERKSHHERRQDISASLRYLFEGVKVARPLGRAECASVLLQRLEHNINGYLLILTHLQLNEQQEPEESPELSCVPRTTLSLSTVLLNYRRLIMGKLERLMMSLESRCLPQ, from the exons ATGGCTTTAAGCA GACTCCTGTTGCTATATATGCTAGCCTCTGAAGTGCGATATGCTGAGACCAAGCCCATTGACTTTGTGTGCAGCAGATCGTCCAGGAGAGCGATGAATATTGTGACTGAGATGCAGACAGCGCTG AACGAGTGCAATTGTTCCACCATCCTGCCCACGCCAGTTCTGCTACCCTGCACAGAGCTCCATGTAGCATCTTGGGAAAGAAAATCA CACCATGAGAGGAGACAAGACATCAGTGCATCCTTGAGGTATCTTTTCGAGGGTGTCAAGGTTGCGAGGCCCCTCGGCCGGGCAGAATGCGCCTCAGTGCTTTTGCAAAGACTGGAGCATAACATCAATGGCTACCTCCTCATCCTTACACATCTTCAATTGAAT GAGCAACAGGAGCCAGAGGAGAGCCCAGAATTGTCCTGTGTTCCTCGAACCACCCTCAGTCTGAGCACAGTCCTGCTCAACTACAGGCGCTTGATCATGGGCAAACTCGAGCGCCTGATGATGAGCCTGGAAAGCAGATGTCTTCCGCAATGA